Proteins encoded by one window of uncultured Draconibacterium sp.:
- a CDS encoding sulfatase, with product MNKLRLQTFIFLMMIPGFFVGSKNLYAATSQESKKSNIILIFADDMGYGDVGIFGHPTIKTPNLDKLAFEGQKWTNFYVAASVCTPSRAGLMTGRLPVRSGMCSDQKRVLYDNSKGGLPESEITIASALKDAGYSTACIGKWHLGHLQPFDPNSHGFDYYYGIPYSNDMDHAFPDSVNYFEACANPKPGYFNVPLKRNREIIEQPADQTTITRRYTQEAINFIKEKKDEPFFIYMAQSMPHVPLFPSKDFEGKSLRGTYGDVIEEIDWSVGQIVSALKENGLEDNTLVVFTSDNGPWLLFNENGGSAGLLKGGKGGTYEGGMREPTVMWGPGLVKSGVVTDLGTTMDLLPTFCNLAGTQLPNDRVYDGYDLTQTIAGKSESPRDVVIYYRGQKVFAIRKGAYKAHFITQPAYGMGGPKELEIPELYNLNVDPSEKYNIAEQHPDVIAEIQILLKEHLASVVPVENQLEKY from the coding sequence ATGAATAAACTACGATTACAAACATTCATCTTTCTGATGATGATACCCGGTTTTTTTGTTGGTAGTAAGAATTTATATGCTGCCACTTCACAAGAATCCAAAAAATCGAACATTATCTTGATTTTTGCAGACGATATGGGCTATGGTGATGTTGGAATTTTTGGACATCCAACCATTAAAACTCCTAATCTGGATAAGCTCGCTTTTGAAGGCCAGAAGTGGACCAATTTTTATGTGGCCGCATCAGTTTGTACTCCTTCCCGTGCAGGTTTGATGACCGGGAGATTGCCTGTTCGTTCTGGAATGTGCAGCGACCAGAAAAGAGTTTTGTATGACAATTCAAAAGGAGGATTACCAGAAAGTGAGATTACAATAGCTTCAGCGCTGAAAGATGCCGGATATTCCACCGCCTGCATCGGTAAATGGCATCTCGGTCATTTACAGCCTTTCGATCCAAATTCGCATGGATTCGACTACTATTATGGAATCCCGTACAGCAACGATATGGATCATGCTTTCCCAGACAGTGTTAATTATTTTGAAGCTTGTGCCAATCCTAAACCGGGATATTTTAACGTACCTTTAAAAAGAAATCGGGAAATAATAGAACAACCTGCCGATCAGACAACCATAACAAGAAGATATACCCAGGAAGCCATCAATTTTATTAAAGAAAAAAAGGATGAGCCATTTTTTATATATATGGCTCAGTCTATGCCACATGTCCCTTTGTTTCCATCAAAAGATTTTGAAGGGAAAAGTTTGCGCGGAACCTATGGTGATGTAATTGAAGAAATTGACTGGAGCGTTGGTCAGATTGTATCAGCCTTAAAAGAAAACGGATTGGAAGACAATACACTTGTGGTGTTTACATCTGATAACGGACCGTGGTTACTGTTCAACGAAAACGGGGGAAGCGCCGGTTTGTTAAAAGGAGGTAAAGGCGGGACATACGAAGGAGGTATGCGTGAGCCGACTGTAATGTGGGGGCCAGGTCTTGTAAAATCCGGAGTGGTAACCGATCTTGGAACAACCATGGATTTACTACCCACTTTTTGTAATTTGGCGGGTACTCAACTACCTAATGACCGTGTTTATGACGGTTATGATTTAACACAAACAATAGCAGGCAAATCGGAATCGCCTCGCGATGTGGTGATTTATTACCGTGGACAAAAAGTATTTGCTATACGTAAAGGAGCTTATAAAGCCCACTTTATTACACAACCTGCATATGGTATGGGTGGTCCGAAAGAGCTCGAAATACCTGAATTATATAATCTGAATGTTGATCCATCGGAAAAATATAATATTGCTGAACAACACCCTGATGTGATTGCTGAAATTCAAATCCTCTTAAAAGAACATCTGGCATCGGTAGTACCAGTTGAAAATCAACTCGAAAAATATTAA